A genomic window from Triticum urartu cultivar G1812 chromosome 7, Tu2.1, whole genome shotgun sequence includes:
- the LOC125525935 gene encoding palmitoyl-acyl carrier protein thioesterase, chloroplastic-like has protein sequence MAGSVAASGFFPTPGSTPAALARGSKNMSGELPETLSVRGMVAKPNTPPASMQVKARAQALPKVNGSKVNLKTTGSDKEDTVPYTSSKTFYNQLPDWSMLLAAVTTIFLAAEKQWTMLDWKPKRPDMLVDTFGFGRIIQDGLVFRQNFLIRSYEIGADRTASIETLMNHLQETALNHVKTAGLLGDGFGATPEMSKRNLIWVVSKIQLLVEHYPSWEDMVQVDTWVASAGKNGMRRDWHIRDYNSGRTILKATSVWVMMNKTTRRLSKMPDEVRGEIGPHFNDRSAITEEQGEKLAKPRNKVVDPANKQFIRKGLTPKWGDLDVNQHVNNVKYIGWILESAPISILEKHELASMTLDYRKECCRDSVLQSLTNVSGECADGSPDSAIQCDHLLQLESGADVVKAHTTWRPKRPHGEGNLGLFPVESA, from the exons ATGGCGGGGTCTGTTGCCGCCTCGGGGTTCTTCCCCACGCCGGGGTCTACCCCAGCTGCGTTGGCTAGAGGCTCCAAGAACATGTCTGGTGAATTACCTGAGACTTTGAGTGTCCGTGGGATGGTTGCAAAGCCAAACACGCCGCCCGCGTCCATGCAAGTCAAGGCTCGGGCCCAAGCACTTCCCAAGGTTAATGGCTCTAAGGTTAACCTCAAGACTACAGGCTCAGACAAGGAGGATACAGTGCCTTACACTTCCTCAAAGACCTTCTATAACCAACTGCCCGACTGGAGCATGCTTCTTGCAGCTGTCACGACCATCTTCCTGGCCGCGGAGAAGCAGTGGACGATGCTTGATTGGAAGCCCAAGAGACCTGACATGCTTGTTGACACATTTGGCTTTGGTAGAATAATCCAGGATGGGCTGGTGTTTAGGCAGAACTTCTTGATTAGGTCCTACGAGATTGGTGCAGATCGTACAGCTTCTATAGAGACGTTAATGAATCATTTACAG GAAACAGCTCTTAATCATGTGAAAACTGCTGGTCTCCTTGGAGATGGTTTTGGCGCTACGCCAGAGATGAGTAAACGGAACTTGATCTGGGTTGTCAGCAAAATTCAGCTTCTTGTAGAGCATTATCCCTCATG GGAAGATATGGTCCAAGTTGACACATGGGTAGCTTCTGCTGGAAAAAATGGAATGCGTCGAGATTGGCATATCCGCGACTACAATTCGGGCAGAACAATCTTGAAAGCTACAAG TGTTTGGGTTATGATGAATAAGACCACTAGAAGACTTTCAAAAATGCCAGATGAAGTTAGAGGTGAAATAGGCCCGCACTTCAACGACCGTTCAGCCATAACAGAGGAGCAGGGTGAAAAGTTGGCTAAGCCAAGGAACAAAGTTGTGGACCCTGCCAACAAGCAGTTCATAAGGAAGGGGCTTACT CCCAAGTGGGGTGACCTTGACGTGAACCAACATGTGAACAATGTGAAGTATATTGGGTGGATCCTTGAG AGTGCTCCTATTTCAATACTGGAGAAGCATGAGCTTGCAAGCATGACACTGGATTACAGGAAGGAGTGTTGCCGTGACAGTGTGCTGCAGTCACTTACCAACGTTTCAGGTGAATGTGCGGATGGCAGCCCAGACTCTGCCATCCAGTGCGACCATCTGCTCCAGCTGGAGTCTGGAGCTGATGTTGTTAAGGCTCATACAACTTGGCGGCCAAAGCGACCGCATGGCGAAGGAAACCTTGGGCTGTTCCCGGTTGAGAGTGCATAA